In Staphylococcus lloydii, the following proteins share a genomic window:
- a CDS encoding peptidoglycan D,D-transpeptidase FtsI family protein: MLKRLKEKSNDEKIRNTMNKRVSFVFGLIVFIFAIVVLRLGYLQIAQGSHYKQQIKNSENITVNESVPRGRILDRNGKVIVDNASKMSITYTRGKKTSQDEVLTTARKLSKLIHMKTDQITDRDKQDYWIQKHPNKSKAMMKHEQSLLDDGSISQEQYDATLHKKITSKQLNSLTDKDLQVLAIYREMMSGSTLNPQTIKNDGVTKKEYAAVSQKLTQLPGVNTSMDWDRKYPYGDTLRGVLGDVSTSKEGIPKELTDKYLSKGYSRNDRVGKSYLEYQYEDILKGKKKEMKYTTDKSGDIINSKVVNPGSRGDDLVLSIDIDLQRKTEKYLKEQISKLRGEGAKNMDNALMVVQNPNNGDILAMVGKQIHKDGSMTDYDIGTFTSQYAVGSSVKGGTLLAGYQNNAIKVGEKMVDEPLKFAGGLQKHSYFNQDGKVTINDKQALMHSSNVYMFKTALKIAGHPYMPNMNLPSDITVAGQKLRKGLNQVGLGVKTGIDLPNETSGQIEPLNNNPGNYLDLAIGQYDTYTPMQLSQYVSTIANNGYRIQPHIGLEIRNATNQDTLGPVKQKIKGNVLNKVNNTKAQINEVQQGFKMVFNEVPGTGYESFHNTDVPSAGKTGTAEVFQDGKPRVNSTYIGYAPINNPKLAFSIVYTNQPVPEPWLNGGDVGKDIINDYFKNKEK; this comes from the coding sequence TTGTTAAAACGTTTAAAAGAAAAATCAAATGATGAAAAAATAAGAAATACAATGAATAAAAGAGTTAGCTTTGTTTTTGGGCTGATTGTTTTTATCTTTGCTATTGTCGTACTCAGATTAGGTTATTTACAAATTGCCCAAGGTTCTCATTACAAACAGCAAATTAAAAATAGCGAAAACATAACTGTAAATGAGTCAGTACCAAGGGGTAGGATTCTTGATAGAAATGGTAAAGTTATCGTAGATAATGCATCAAAAATGTCTATTACATACACTCGTGGTAAAAAAACGTCACAAGATGAAGTATTAACCACGGCACGAAAGTTATCTAAACTTATTCACATGAAAACGGATCAAATCACTGATAGAGATAAGCAAGATTATTGGATACAGAAACATCCAAATAAATCTAAAGCCATGATGAAACATGAGCAAAGTCTATTAGATGATGGCAGTATCTCACAAGAACAATATGATGCTACTTTACATAAAAAAATAACATCAAAACAATTAAATAGTTTAACTGATAAAGATTTACAAGTACTGGCAATTTATCGTGAAATGATGTCCGGTTCTACTTTGAATCCACAAACCATTAAAAACGACGGTGTAACGAAGAAAGAATACGCTGCTGTTTCGCAAAAATTAACACAGTTACCGGGCGTAAATACGAGTATGGATTGGGATAGAAAATATCCTTATGGTGATACTTTAAGAGGCGTTTTAGGTGATGTTTCTACATCTAAAGAAGGTATCCCTAAAGAATTAACAGATAAATATTTATCTAAAGGATACTCTCGTAACGATCGTGTCGGTAAATCATATTTAGAATATCAATACGAAGACATTTTAAAAGGTAAGAAAAAAGAAATGAAATATACGACAGATAAATCTGGAGATATAATCAATTCTAAAGTTGTAAACCCAGGTTCTCGTGGTGATGATTTAGTTTTAAGTATTGATATTGATTTACAACGTAAAACAGAAAAATATCTAAAAGAGCAAATTAGTAAGTTACGTGGCGAAGGCGCTAAAAATATGGATAATGCATTGATGGTTGTCCAAAACCCTAATAACGGTGATATCTTAGCTATGGTGGGTAAACAAATCCATAAAGATGGTAGTATGACTGACTACGATATCGGTACATTCACTTCCCAATACGCTGTAGGTTCATCAGTTAAAGGTGGTACTTTATTAGCAGGTTATCAAAATAATGCTATAAAAGTTGGCGAAAAAATGGTCGATGAACCATTGAAATTTGCTGGTGGTCTACAGAAACATTCTTACTTTAACCAAGATGGTAAAGTTACAATTAATGACAAACAAGCATTGATGCATTCATCAAACGTATATATGTTTAAAACTGCACTAAAAATTGCAGGTCATCCTTATATGCCTAACATGAATTTACCATCAGATATAACAGTAGCTGGTCAAAAATTACGTAAAGGGCTAAACCAAGTAGGACTTGGTGTTAAAACAGGTATCGATTTACCGAACGAAACAAGTGGTCAAATTGAACCACTAAACAATAATCCGGGTAATTATTTAGACTTAGCAATTGGACAGTATGATACTTATACGCCAATGCAACTGTCACAATATGTCTCTACAATTGCCAATAATGGCTATAGAATACAACCTCATATTGGATTAGAAATTAGAAATGCTACAAATCAAGATACGCTTGGCCCAGTTAAACAAAAAATTAAAGGCAATGTCTTGAACAAAGTTAATAACACAAAAGCACAAATCAATGAAGTGCAACAAGGTTTCAAAATGGTATTTAATGAAGTACCTGGAACAGGTTATGAAAGTTTCCATAACACTGATGTGCCATCAGCTGGTAAAACAGGTACAGCCGAAGTGTTCCAAGATGGTAAACCTAGAGTTAACTCCACTTATATCGGCTATGCACCAATAAACAATCCTAAATTAGCATTTTCAATTGTTTACACTAACCAGCCAGTACCAGAACCATGGTTAAATGGCGGTGACGTCGGTAAAGATATTATTAACGACTATTTTAAAAATAAAGAAAAATAA
- a CDS encoding 5-formyltetrahydrofolate cyclo-ligase, whose amino-acid sequence MTKVEMRKQMLNKMKSFSSTNKQSADSSLANQLFDTETYQNAQTVGIVLSMPHEVDTYNIIKHMFEDKKQVFVPETNYKLHAMIFKEITDFAEIELDSKGINHVIADNETTENLDLLIVPGVVFNHQGYRIGYGGGYFDKFLASHKQDTISLVYDFQIDSFEIEDHDQPVDTLIIATT is encoded by the coding sequence TTGACTAAAGTTGAGATGCGCAAACAGATGCTAAATAAAATGAAATCATTTTCTAGCACAAATAAGCAATCTGCAGATAGTTCCTTAGCCAATCAATTATTTGATACGGAGACTTATCAAAATGCACAAACTGTTGGTATTGTGTTATCGATGCCTCACGAAGTGGATACATACAATATAATTAAACATATGTTCGAAGATAAGAAACAGGTTTTTGTTCCGGAAACAAATTACAAACTTCACGCAATGATTTTTAAAGAAATCACTGATTTTGCTGAAATTGAATTAGATAGCAAAGGGATTAATCATGTGATTGCCGATAATGAAACTACAGAGAATTTAGATTTATTAATCGTACCTGGTGTTGTGTTTAACCATCAAGGATATCGGATTGGCTATGGTGGTGGATATTTCGACAAATTTTTAGCAAGTCATAAACAGGATACAATAAGCTTGGTTTATGATTTTCAAATTGATTCATTTGAAATTGAGGACCATGATCAACCTGTAGATACTTTAATAATCGCTACAACTTAA
- a CDS encoding rhomboid family intramembrane serine protease, which produces MVTEKHFWKCSYFWIKYFNFELVHHDENNQEVWLAHKKKSELVIFNYNIKSAQEIRFTKDKIKEHKQDVSEFLTFEPKKVTFYFITEHNFTDEHLNESGKTNYNIKILRNEQSLERIMPNLFIKTIFKQDNKKHTLSYFKKRVLNTNPIEKHMLKFAPITYSLVIINIIVWLSMILFFNHFTQLSLLDAGGLVHFNVIHGEWYRLVTSIFLHYNFEHILMNMLSLFIFGKIVESIVGHWRMLVIYLFAGIFANFASLSFSITTVSAGASGAIFGLIGALFAFMFISKSFNKKLIGQLLIVLVILIVISLFMSNINVYAHIGGLIGGFLICLLGHYFVSDKNKFWIVVVLLLVLFVAAQIRIFTIKEDNIYNTIITNEMTQGNYKEAQSMVKHTIKKNYADDETYYLNGLITTTLNSRAEGMADWERGLRYYPNSGILNYELAIANRALDDKSKARKYAKKALKADPHNHDYLNLTKELKD; this is translated from the coding sequence ATGGTTACAGAAAAGCATTTTTGGAAATGCAGTTATTTTTGGATAAAATACTTTAATTTTGAGTTAGTTCATCATGATGAAAATAACCAAGAAGTATGGCTTGCTCATAAAAAGAAAAGCGAGCTCGTCATATTTAATTACAATATTAAATCCGCTCAAGAAATTCGTTTTACTAAAGATAAAATAAAAGAACATAAACAAGATGTGTCTGAATTTTTAACTTTTGAACCTAAGAAAGTAACGTTCTATTTTATAACAGAGCACAACTTTACAGATGAACATTTAAACGAATCGGGTAAAACGAATTATAACATCAAAATATTAAGAAACGAGCAATCCCTTGAACGGATTATGCCTAACTTATTTATTAAAACTATATTTAAACAAGATAATAAAAAGCATACATTATCATATTTTAAGAAGCGTGTTTTAAACACTAATCCTATTGAAAAACATATGTTAAAATTTGCACCTATTACATATAGCTTAGTTATCATTAATATCATTGTTTGGTTATCGATGATTTTATTTTTCAATCATTTTACACAACTAAGTTTATTAGACGCAGGTGGTTTGGTTCATTTTAATGTTATTCATGGTGAATGGTATCGTTTAGTTACGTCTATATTTTTACATTACAACTTTGAACATATTTTAATGAACATGCTAAGCCTCTTTATTTTTGGTAAAATAGTAGAGTCGATAGTGGGTCATTGGCGTATGCTTGTAATATATTTGTTTGCAGGGATATTTGCTAACTTTGCATCTTTATCATTTAGTATTACTACGGTCTCCGCCGGTGCCAGTGGTGCAATATTTGGATTGATTGGCGCATTGTTTGCTTTTATGTTTATTAGCAAAAGCTTTAATAAAAAATTAATTGGTCAATTACTCATTGTATTAGTTATATTAATCGTAATTTCGTTATTTATGAGTAATATTAACGTTTATGCTCATATCGGCGGTTTAATCGGTGGTTTCTTAATTTGTTTATTAGGTCATTACTTCGTTAGTGATAAAAACAAGTTTTGGATTGTAGTCGTACTCTTGTTAGTTCTTTTCGTAGCTGCTCAAATTCGAATTTTCACTATTAAAGAAGATAATATCTACAATACAATCATCACCAACGAAATGACTCAAGGTAACTACAAAGAAGCTCAAAGTATGGTAAAACATACTATCAAAAAGAATTATGCGGATGACGAAACATATTATTTAAACGGTTTAATTACTACGACGTTAAATTCTAGAGCTGAAGGTATGGCTGACTGGGAGCGAGGTTTAAGATATTATCCAAATTCAGGTATTTTAAACTATGAACTTGCTATAGCAAATCGTGCATTGGATGATAAAAGTAAAGCACGCAAGTATGCTAAAAAGGCACTAAAAGCCGATCCTCATAACCATGATTATTTAAATTTAACAAAAGAGTTGAAAGATTAA
- the rpmG gene encoding 50S ribosomal protein L33, translating into MRVNVTLACTECGERNYITTKNKRTNPERIEMKKHCARDNKHTMHRETK; encoded by the coding sequence ATGCGCGTAAACGTAACATTAGCTTGCACAGAATGTGGAGAAAGAAACTACATTACAACTAAAAATAAACGTACTAATCCTGAACGAATCGAAATGAAAAAACACTGTGCTCGTGACAACAAACACACTATGCACCGTGAAACAAAATAA
- a CDS encoding YqgQ family protein — translation MKQNLNNFYDVLQLLKQYGFIIYFKDKDDMYEMIEQEISQLFQYELISKDDYIKCKLIIKQRRMNR, via the coding sequence ATGAAACAAAATCTTAATAACTTTTATGATGTTTTGCAATTGTTAAAACAATACGGTTTTATTATTTATTTTAAAGATAAAGACGATATGTATGAAATGATTGAACAAGAAATTTCTCAATTATTCCAATATGAATTAATATCAAAAGACGATTATATTAAATGCAAATTAATTATAAAGCAGAGAAGGATGAATAGATAA